The Streptomyces sp. NBC_01197 genome window below encodes:
- a CDS encoding zf-HC2 domain-containing protein gives MTGPAEEPAGCPDEDVPARIPGPREAADDLASLPTTPTPPPVKLSHKVLKSLLGAWALSACSPEETEGVEDHLTDCAPCADEALRLRDAVALLHTERNLDLDPLLRGRVLQGCLGRRPARIPVPEWAAPYDAETARLDALLNDFGDAEWHAPLRLKWFEDEHATSRRTTVAGVIGHLLTVDGLVSTALGLDDGLDGILGSEPPLSPTERSERYWRALTAPPNRTIREPWREQSHTLIRTVSFAGQDVPQISVPYGEFSLPLRDSLLDRAFECWVHAGDIAEAVDYPYDPPTSAHLNLMIDLAARMLPVTLAGRRRSGLANTRPSGPVPEGRPGRSLRLEIEGAGGGDWYISLDSPAVKGSPDHAVAHVALDGGEFCRLAAGHVEPEEAVAGQEGDREAIRDVLFAAASLSRM, from the coding sequence GTGACGGGGCCGGCAGAGGAACCGGCCGGATGCCCCGATGAGGACGTTCCAGCGCGGATACCGGGTCCGCGCGAGGCCGCCGACGACCTGGCCTCCCTTCCGACGACGCCGACCCCGCCTCCGGTGAAGCTCTCGCACAAGGTCCTGAAGTCGCTGCTCGGCGCCTGGGCGCTGTCGGCCTGCTCCCCCGAGGAGACCGAGGGGGTCGAGGACCACCTCACCGACTGCGCGCCCTGTGCGGACGAGGCGCTGCGCCTGCGGGACGCCGTGGCGCTGCTGCACACTGAGCGGAACCTCGACCTGGACCCGCTGCTGCGGGGACGGGTCCTCCAGGGCTGCCTGGGCCGCAGGCCGGCCCGCATCCCGGTGCCGGAGTGGGCGGCGCCGTACGACGCGGAGACCGCCAGGCTGGACGCCCTGCTGAACGACTTCGGCGACGCCGAGTGGCACGCCCCGCTACGGCTGAAGTGGTTCGAGGACGAGCACGCCACCTCCCGGCGGACGACCGTCGCCGGCGTCATCGGGCATCTGCTGACCGTCGACGGCCTGGTCTCGACCGCGCTCGGCCTTGACGACGGACTGGACGGCATCCTGGGCAGCGAGCCGCCGCTTTCCCCCACGGAGCGCAGCGAGCGGTACTGGCGAGCGCTCACCGCTCCCCCGAACCGTACGATCCGCGAGCCGTGGCGCGAGCAGAGCCACACCCTGATCCGTACGGTCTCCTTCGCGGGCCAGGACGTCCCGCAGATCTCCGTACCGTACGGGGAGTTCAGCCTGCCGCTGCGGGACTCACTCCTGGACCGCGCCTTCGAGTGCTGGGTGCACGCCGGGGACATCGCGGAGGCCGTGGACTATCCGTACGACCCGCCGACCTCGGCCCATCTCAACCTCATGATCGACCTGGCGGCCCGGATGCTGCCTGTCACGCTGGCGGGCCGCCGTCGTTCAGGACTGGCGAACACGAGGCCGTCCGGGCCGGTGCCGGAAGGGCGGCCGGGCCGTTCGCTGCGGCTGGAGATCGAGGGCGCGGGCGGCGGCGACTGGTACATCTCACTGGACTCCCCGGCCGTGAAGGGCTCGCCCGACCACGCGGTTGCGCATGTCGCCCTGGACGGCGGGGAGTTCTGCCGGCTGGCGGCGGGGCACGTGGAGCCGGAGGAGGCGGTCGCCGGACAGGAGGGCGACCGCGAGGCGATCCGTGACGTGCTGTTCGCTGCGGCGTCGCTCAGCCGGATGTAG
- a CDS encoding sigma-70 family RNA polymerase sigma factor, whose product MPKDAPPRWDRRMQQRLARGEAAALGELYDRFASLVHSLAHRVLDDDDAADRVTREVFVHVWENPEEYEPKHGSMRSWVATLAHRQAVERLRQAETASLAARGESTTEETEELEQKVRKASAAARADYIVTSMPAPLRAALELAYFQRRDYRQTAADLGVTEDEARRRLRLGLQLLSTANTRPADGASPPGYGRAL is encoded by the coding sequence ATGCCGAAGGACGCACCACCCCGCTGGGACCGCAGGATGCAGCAGCGGCTCGCGCGGGGTGAGGCAGCCGCGCTGGGCGAGCTGTACGACCGGTTCGCCTCCCTCGTACACAGCCTGGCCCACCGCGTGCTGGACGACGACGACGCGGCCGACCGCGTCACCCGTGAGGTCTTCGTGCACGTCTGGGAGAACCCGGAGGAGTACGAGCCGAAGCACGGTTCCATGCGGTCCTGGGTCGCCACACTCGCCCACCGCCAGGCCGTCGAGCGACTGCGCCAGGCCGAGACGGCCTCCCTCGCCGCCCGTGGCGAATCCACCACGGAGGAGACGGAAGAGCTTGAGCAGAAGGTGCGCAAGGCGTCGGCTGCGGCCCGCGCCGACTACATCGTGACCTCCATGCCGGCACCGCTGCGCGCCGCGCTGGAGCTCGCGTATTTCCAGCGCAGGGACTACCGGCAGACCGCGGCCGACCTCGGAGTCACCGAGGACGAGGCCCGGCGGCGGCTCCGGCTCGGCCTTCAACTGCTCTCCACGGCCAACACCAGGCCGGCCGACGGGGCCTCTCCGCCCGGATACGGCCGTGCCCTGTGA
- a CDS encoding STAS domain-containing protein encodes MMLNVIEAERGVWLVLRISGEMDLVSSPEVRQRVHDAVAVGCHDVVLDLSDVVFCDSSGVGVLIAARRLMRSCQGRLRLILPGGGEVDGMSGQGGAAHVNKVLGALGVRRLFEVYADVYDATADDAQPISA; translated from the coding sequence GTGATGCTGAACGTGATCGAAGCCGAACGCGGTGTATGGCTCGTCCTGCGCATATCGGGTGAAATGGACCTGGTGAGCTCCCCCGAGGTCCGGCAGCGTGTCCATGACGCGGTGGCCGTCGGTTGCCACGACGTGGTGCTCGACCTGTCGGACGTGGTGTTCTGCGACTCCAGCGGCGTCGGCGTACTGATCGCGGCCCGCAGACTGATGCGCTCCTGCCAGGGCCGGCTGCGGCTGATCCTGCCGGGCGGCGGCGAAGTGGACGGCATGTCGGGCCAGGGCGGCGCCGCGCACGTGAACAAGGTGCTGGGAGCGCTGGGAGTCCGGCGGCTCTTCGAGGTGTACGCGGACGTGTACGACGCCACGGCGGACGACGCGCAGCCGATCTCGGCGTAG
- a CDS encoding DUF4157 domain-containing protein, protein MRSQQSKRESGLPAAAGTVRRPSVPALPVQRDLAVRSPQGLLALQRAAGNAAVAGLASRGAGSAAPVAAPAIQRVRTGAPTGIVGGGDDAHFTTQAPEGVLRDGRRQPDGLIGHHVDHVDAQDHHPGDVSLRFSDDGTLAVHDTEREPKEFYASDEVFQHAVARLKEVGSAYTLVRGGAQIKTAAGTLGKVTPVTADAATRQKAGRFADLLQAKCIDVARKVVGSYQMQVVMSGNGGAAPWREKVGLHLAHHLDKTARSGGTTNPAEAAAAASGTEVPKEPEVARDYGTTLRERPAEADRAAQEMGVNQYARPLVGEGFGTHSVGDDDKRDFATVPDGEEFTDRAADDIWNYHFAGVVARSMDEESWVTLENYNRNYNAQGALKALEKKLFKAYQEKTRSVLNGYRGKTPQGVFDSDKVTAMIQELAGTTRQNAQQEFQKLGTDKLAWQGKWFFRLYGSQPGETFHDKQYGGGANDIVNPLTVRVRRA, encoded by the coding sequence ATGCGCAGCCAACAGTCGAAGCGCGAGAGCGGGCTGCCCGCGGCTGCGGGCACCGTCAGGCGCCCGAGCGTCCCCGCCCTCCCCGTACAGCGCGACCTCGCGGTCCGCTCCCCGCAGGGGCTTCTCGCCCTCCAACGCGCAGCGGGGAACGCGGCGGTGGCCGGTCTCGCGTCCCGTGGTGCGGGTTCCGCGGCGCCCGTTGCCGCGCCCGCCATCCAGCGGGTACGGACCGGCGCCCCGACCGGCATCGTCGGTGGCGGCGACGATGCGCACTTCACCACACAGGCCCCGGAGGGCGTCCTGCGCGACGGCCGCCGGCAGCCGGACGGCCTGATCGGCCATCATGTGGACCATGTGGACGCCCAGGACCACCACCCGGGCGACGTCAGCCTCCGGTTCTCCGACGACGGCACGCTCGCCGTGCACGACACCGAGCGGGAACCCAAGGAGTTCTACGCGTCGGACGAGGTGTTCCAGCACGCGGTGGCTCGGCTGAAGGAGGTCGGCAGCGCGTACACGCTCGTCCGGGGCGGCGCGCAGATCAAGACGGCCGCGGGGACGCTGGGCAAGGTCACCCCGGTCACGGCGGACGCCGCCACCCGGCAGAAGGCCGGCCGCTTCGCCGACCTGCTGCAGGCCAAATGCATCGACGTGGCGCGCAAGGTCGTGGGCTCCTACCAGATGCAGGTGGTGATGTCCGGGAACGGCGGCGCCGCGCCCTGGCGCGAGAAGGTCGGTCTGCACCTCGCCCATCACCTGGACAAGACCGCGCGTTCCGGCGGTACGACCAACCCGGCGGAGGCCGCCGCGGCGGCGAGCGGCACCGAGGTCCCCAAGGAGCCGGAGGTGGCCCGGGACTACGGAACCACCCTGCGCGAGCGGCCCGCCGAAGCGGACCGGGCCGCACAGGAGATGGGCGTCAACCAGTACGCCCGGCCGCTGGTCGGGGAGGGCTTCGGCACCCACTCCGTCGGCGACGACGACAAGCGCGACTTCGCCACGGTGCCCGACGGTGAGGAGTTCACGGACCGCGCCGCCGACGACATCTGGAACTACCACTTCGCCGGGGTCGTCGCCCGCAGCATGGACGAGGAGTCCTGGGTCACGCTGGAGAACTACAACCGCAACTACAACGCCCAGGGTGCGCTGAAGGCCCTGGAGAAGAAGCTGTTCAAGGCGTATCAGGAGAAGACGAGGTCGGTCCTGAACGGCTACCGGGGCAAGACACCGCAGGGCGTCTTCGACAGCGACAAGGTCACCGCGATGATCCAGGAACTCGCCGGCACCACGCGCCAGAACGCCCAGCAGGAGTTCCAGAAGCTCGGCACGGACAAACTGGCCTGGCAGGGCAAGTGGTTCTTCCGTCTCTACGGCTCCCAGCCCGGCGAGACCTTCCACGACAAGCAGTACGGGGGCGGCGCCAACGACATCGTGAACCCGCTGACCGTCCGGGTGCGCCGCGCGTAA